TGCTTCTGGGAGCTCAGGTTCTTGCCGTCGTTGTTGCCCAGGTGGTTGTAGCTGGCAATCGAGGTGAGCTTGATACCAGCATTGATCAAGAAATCCACCAGAGCCGACTTCATCTTGGTCTGGCCCGACTTGAAGTCGTCACCGCCAATGAACGCTCCACGCTTCTCCGCGAGGTCCAAGGCACCGGGGACGAATGTGTTCTGGGGAGATCCGTTGATGAACGGGACATTTTCCAAGATGGACGCAACCGCAAAGACGGTGGACGGAGCCACCTCGAGGTGTCCGGTCTTGATGGCTTCGAGCAGGTTGTCGGCCGTGTCGTTGACGCCGGGAACAATATCAGCATAACGCTCGGTGTTGGCCGTCCACATGACAATGACCTTGTCCAGACCGTTCTGGGCCTTGAAGTTGCTGTGAAGGTTAGCATAGCCCTCAAACTTGTAGAATCATTACTCACCGGATGTCACTCTGGATGCGCTCGACATGAGCCCAGCAAGCCTTGTCACCCTCAATGACGTTGTCGGCACGATCCTCCTGGTTGGAGGCAATGAAGTCAGGGTAGTAGATACTGGGCAGCGGTTTCATGGTAGACATTTCCTTGCGGACCAGCTGCTTGAGACCCGGCTCGAGAACCTGAGCACGGTCCATGGAGTCGGCCAAGTTCATGCTGCTAATGTCCCAGCCACCAACGACAAGATCATTGGGGTGGGCCATGGGCAACATGTCATGGAACGGAACGTTGACCTCCTCGCCAGTCTTGGCGTCAGTACCCAACTTGACGGTCGAGCTCATGACAACGGAGCCATAGTAGTTGGCGGCTTGACGGCCCTCGCGAGTTTCCCAGACGAGGCCATCACGGTTGGCAATGATACCAGCCGTCACAGTGGAACCATTGTTTCCACCCCAACCGACGAGCATGACACCGAGTTTGCCCACCTTACGGTCCACCTTGAAGTTGTAGTTGGTGGCCTTGGGGGTAGCGACAAGCTTGTTGTCGGCGGTGCGAGAGATGTCGGTGGTGTGGTAAGCGTACTGACTCTTGATTTCATTGTCTGTGTAGACAACATTGGGAGAGTTGACGGTAAACAGAGGAGCGTTGGAAACCGACCCGTTCACGGCGCCGTTGGCCACATCCGAGTTAGCGTGGGGAGCCATCGTGGTAGATTTGAGATAGTACGCAGTAGACTCGTTTACTGCGTGTAGAATAATTCGTCCGATGCCCCTCCACGGGTGGATGAGCGCCGGCCGTTGAACGGGTGGTGACGCCTGGGAAAGTTAGTCTGCATCTTGACCTGGAGGTATATAGAGGGACTCACGAGTTAAGAAGTGTGGAGAAAATGGTGACGGTTGATACGGACCACCTCAAGGACGAGAGTGATCGAAAGTAAGAGAGCAATTGAGCGTAGTGATGGAAGTTGGGAtgaagagagaggaaggaaagagaaagagagaagaggacagCAAGACGAAAAGCGAGGAAAGCGGCTGTTTAAGTAAGCTCTGGCAAACAGTCCCGTGATGCTCCGGTGAATACCACCAGGCAGCTGAATAGTGTCACCGAGTTGCGGTGAATTAGACACTTCATCGTTCTAATCATCTGATTCTCTCAATTGTCTAGACCACTTTATAGCCACTATTCAACCACTACGGGAATATACAGTACAAATACAGTACTCTGGACATATACTGTGCACGCTGATATGATCCCGTCTGCACCTGCCAACGGTTGGATCCCCCACGAGGGTCCGGCATATGAAACCGGGGTTCTCGATGCCGGGTCTATGCCTGAATGCCTGAATACCTCAGTCAATATAGACTTATCTCTTGCGGTGAACTGACGGAGTACATACACGGATGCCCCGGCTGGGGTTCCATGGTCCGTGCTGATTCGCTGACTATTGACTTTGTGGCTGTTCAGGGACGATGTGAAGAGCTACGACTATTGAACCTTATATCGGTTTCGGATTTTTCGCTTAAATGTGCTGTGCCTGTGATATCGTCGGAGTTGATGCAGGAACATGAAGCACCTGTACCTTGCACGATAGCTACGACGTGCTGAAAACGGCACACTGCAATCACACAATGCGCTGCCATACGCGTAGCTCATCCCCAATTGGCCCGTGGTGGCTTTCTGTGGAGTGGATTGTGGACGCGAAGGAGCATGACGACGATCCGAAAACGGGTCAATGGACGATGGTGGACGGACTGAATATACAGACACCAAGGCACCCGCAAAACATTCTATGGAgacagtactccgtataggGGCGCCAGTCCATAGATAATGAATCGACAAAGAGTGATGTCAGTACGGGTTGGTGCCCGCCAAGGACCAGTTCCAGAAATCTGGCCGGTGTACGGAGATTACAACAGTCTGCGCGAGTTCTCCTGTCCACTCCGCTCCGGATGGAATGCAACAACGGAATGGGTCAACACTAACCTGCGTCGACATGCGCTACTGTACCCCATATGGATGCAGACGACGCTGTCTATTTGACACAGCATGACTGACAATTTGATTGGGTGGATTTCAACAACTCCGACGAAGAAATGGCATGCATTGAAATCATGTCACTGCGCCAGAAACAACAACGAACTGGGCGCATATCTttagaggaaaagaaaaaagaaagaaagaaagaaaaaactGCCCAAGGTTCTCTCAATGGAGCCCTCATCGCCCTAATAAACCAATGAGCAGCAATCCCACGCGGAGTGGAAGGTTGGAATGGGCTCCCCCTGAACCgcattgaagatcttcggtCCGTCTCAGGGGTTTTTGCGCCTCCCGTATTCAGAGTTCAGAGGAAAAGTGCGTCAACAGTCAGCAATGGAATCATTGGAGAAACAATTCTACCCGATCAACTTTGGGAGATCCCCTGTCACCTAAAAGAGAATGGAAATTTCCCCTGTGTATCCATTGGCATTGGTGGCGGCGCATTGTCGAATGCTCCGAACTGAAAATCCTGTCTATCTATAACCACCACAGCGTCTCTCATAAGGCCCCAAATCCCACTAATAATAACGCAGAACGCGTGTTGGAGACACTGTCTTTTCCTTGATCGTCACCTGCCTATCCGCACGAGGGCCTTGACTCTATGGGTGTCTGTTGCACCATCGTCTCCACTCGCTGTTCTTATCGTCTATCCAGCAGTAttattctctttcttctttctttcataACTATCTTGACTGCTCCAATACTACtactttctctctctctctctaaATTCCCACTCCCCAGATATAACGCCTTATATTAAGATCAGTCGCATAGCTACCGATTGGCTGCCAAACGCCCAGACGCGAGGAGGGCTCCGGTCTGTCGAACAGATCAAACAAGCCCCTGGCAGATGTCACTCTTCATGCATCGACCATAGCTAGCATACTTTAAGAGACGTCACATCTTCAGTACCAGTCGGCGACATGGCTGCCCTCGATGCGGGCATTCTGCCCACAATAAAATGCTCTAATTGCGGCGTTGGTGTCGATATTTCTGCCATGGGGGATCATGTCTGCGTCAATGGTAATCCCATTATTCATCTATTTTTGCCTCTGTCGTTGTATAGGTACTGATCGTATAGACCGAGGACCCTCGCCAACGCCCCCAGCACCTCCTCCGAAATCCGACCCTACTCCCCCACCAGGATATTCATGGGAAAAACCATTGCCGCGGATAGATCCTTTAGTGGCCAGTAAGTGAATCCAACATTCTCTTGCTATGACAGGCGGTTAACACTGTTCAGATCGTCCGTTCTTGCAAGCAACAGGAAACAATGACGAGGATGCTTCCAACTCGAATCAAAGCCCTCCATACGGCGGCCTGCAGCGAAGCAACACAATACCAATTTCTTCTGAACCACCATCACCTGAATGGGGTAATGGCATTCCAGCATTCCCGTTACCACGTTCAATGTCTAGCCGACGACCGGGTGCTCTGGCCAATATGCAACCTCTCGGCTCAGCGCCGCCGATTTCGATACCACACTCTCATTATGCGGATATGGATCAAGGCCCCATGAGCGCGCGACCAGGTCCCATTGAAAGAGAGCGTTCgctgccaccaccaccaccacttcCAAAGGATGACGATGTTGTTGACGATGTCGCTGACAACGTTGCACCGCTCCCAGAATTCTTCCACAGACGCGGCGATTCAGTGGACAGCAGGAGCAGCTATGGAACGGCAAGCATTAAGTACGACACTGGATCGAAGCGGTCGACGATGATGTCCAGTCGACGACCATCGTTTGGAAGCATGGCTCGGGATCCGCAGGCATTCTTGGATGATGGGCCGCTATCGAGATCCGCGCCTCTCGAGACATTAACCGAGAACCCAACGCATCAAGAGTACGGGGAGGAAGATACAGTATACCATAATGAGCAGCATGATTCGTCATACAGTGGGTTCGACTTTGGGATTTCAGAGAAGAGCAATCGCGAGGCCGCAATCCATCGTCCCAGCGATAGTGAACAGTTGgatctctcttctttccactCCCGCTCCGATAGCCGGTCTGCACAGCTCTATTCGCAGCGATCACCATCTCAAAGCTCACACTCCCCTGCACCGTCTGTCGACAGATTCCGCGATTCCAGGGAACCATTCACCGGCCAGTATCATGGCGTGCATCAACCGTCGGGTTCCAACCACTACTTGCACCCAAATAACCTTTCGATTGACGAAGGTAATCGGAGGAAAAACTCCGACGCCAGTGAAGGGGGAAGTTCCGTGTCGAACTTTGCCCGTGCGCTAGGATTGGATGATGCAGGCCATTCTACAGAGAGCTCTACGGTCTCTTCAGAGTTCTCTCCCTCTGAATCACGGAGCGGCACTTCTCTGTCCAGCCTTCCATCAGAAGCAAGCTTATCGCGACGCAAGGCATCGGAAGCTAGCAGGCTCGGGCCTGTTGTCGAGGAAAACCAGCACCACTACGACCAGCCATCATCGGTACCTCGCAGCCTGATGCTGGAAGAGGCCTCCCAGGCAGGTAGCCCTCTCGAACCGCCTAAGATTCCTCATTTCCTTCAACCCCCAGATTCACCGACGGACCCCGCTCTCTCTCAAGGAAGCTTGTCTCTTGTTTCTGATCAACAGTCTCCGCGTTCTGAGAATTCCGTCGATTCTCCTTCAGACGAACAATCACCCGTATCACCAGCGAAGGAACGACCAGAGGCCATTGCACTCGCACCACCTCGTGCCCCACGCTCCAAGGGCCGCTGTCGTGGATGCGGCGAGGCCATCTTTGGCAAGTCGGTGTCATCGGCGGATGGTAGACTGACAGGCCGTTATCACCGCGATTGCTTCGCATGCTGCTACTGCCGCATTCCGTTCCAGACAGCAGACTTCTACGTCCTCCAGAACAAGCCCTACTGCGCCCAGCACTACCACGAGCTGAACGGCTCGCTGTGCAGTACCTGCAACTCCGGTATTGAGGGCCAGTATCTGGAAACCGACGAACGAATGGGCCGCGGCCCCAGCGACCGCCGCAAGTTCCACCCCGATTGTCTCACCTGTCGCACCTGCAATGTCAACCTCAAGGGCGAATACTTCGAATGGAACGGACAAGTCTACTGCGAGCGCGACGCCCGCAGAGCCGCAGCATCCGTGCCTCCGCCTCGATTCCGCCGTCCCACAATGCCCTCGTCGCCGTTGTCGCGGCCGCCTGATCCGTATGGACCTCCTGGTCCAATGGGTCCGGGTCCGATGGGCCGTCCTCCATTCCCGCCTGGCCCCGGACGACGTTTACCCGCTCCTATGGGTCCTGCCATGGGCCCTGATCTCTTGGGACCTCCTGGTGCATTTGGTCCTGCGTACGGTCCTGCGTATGGACCTCCGCCTGGTGCGAAGCGATTCCCGGAGCGAAGGACAACCaggttgatgatgatatgatTTCACTTTCCGACCATTTGAccaatccttttctttctacTGTCTATGACGGCTTTCTTTTATCTTTACATTTTTAACTGATCCGGTACATCAGTTTTCGTTTCTTGGTTTGACTTATACCTTCCTAGTGGAGTTATTTTCGTGCATGTATACCCatttctttattttttgcGCACGTTTGGTTGGAGTGTTTCAGTCTGATGTATACCATGCCTTCTATTGTATATAATGTCGGTAATGTTTGGGTATTATGTATAGGTCCAACGGCGGCGATTAGACAAAAGGTCAGGTTGGCATGGGTAATATTTAATGGAGCAATGTCCcatatcatcttcctccgTATCCATGATAATTATTATACCAATATACTTTCCTGTATTCACGATCAATGCACTGAAGGAGGCTTGGCCTTCGGTGGTACGTCAACCTTCACCTTGGGCAGGAACTTGAGTCTAAACAACCACCCAAACAAAGTAACCAGTAGCGAAATGGTCAGGATCTCAGTCTTCTGGCTAAACGTGATCGCGTCGGATGCAGCAGACGGGTCCGTTGTACCTACGAGCTGCCGACATAGCTCGGGATCATCGGTAACCACGCCATCGACGCGTTTCCTGATACACCACCGAATAGCGCTTTCGTCGTTCGGAGTCCAGACAAACACTTTCTTCTCCGCCTTATGCGCATCCTCCAAGAAGCCCCGTCCCAACGGACCCATTAGTACCTGCTGATTGACATTGTAGGCGACCAGATTGGGAAGCGGGAAAAAACGACGCGCGGCGTGAAGATCGAAGCAAACGAGCGATAACGGGAATTCAGGAAGATGGGCGATGCACTGGGGTATAAAGGCTGAAGACCAGCAGCCGAGGATGAGACGGGTGTGCCATGGTTTGTTCTCTGCGGGAGGGACGGAGGCGATGGTTTTGGCGATTTGCGGGATTATCGCGACGGGGTCGTTTGTGAGCTTTCCCGTTAGTACCACTGTATAACACTCCGTATAGATCCAGGTGATGTAGGTGGACATACCTTGACATCAAGAAAAGCCCAAATATGCGCCGCCTCCGGTTGTGCCAGATATTGGAGTAGTTCGTATAACCGTG
This region of Aspergillus chevalieri M1 DNA, chromosome 4, nearly complete sequence genomic DNA includes:
- the INO1 gene encoding inositol-3-phosphate synthase INO1 (COG:I;~EggNog:ENOG410PGB6;~InterPro:IPR036291,IPR013021,IPR002587;~PFAM:PF01658,PF07994;~go_function: GO:0004512 - inositol-3-phosphate synthase activity [Evidence IEA];~go_process: GO:0006021 - inositol biosynthetic process [Evidence IEA];~go_process: GO:0008654 - phospholipid biosynthetic process [Evidence IEA]); its protein translation is MAPHANSDVANGAVNGSVSNAPLFTVNSPNVVYTDNEIKSQYAYHTTDISRTADNKLVATPKATNYNFKVDRKVGKLGVMLVGWGGNNGSTVTAGIIANRDGLVWETREGRQAANYYGSVVMSSTVKLGTDAKTGEEVNVPFHDMLPMAHPNDLVVGGWDISSMNLADSMDRAQVLEPGLKQLVRKEMSTMKPLPSIYYPDFIASNQEDRADNVIEGDKACWAHVERIQSDIRNFKAQNGLDKVIVMWTANTERYADIVPGVNDTADNLLEAIKTGHLEVAPSTVFAVASILENVPFINGSPQNTFVPGALDLAEKRGAFIGGDDFKSGQTKMKSALVDFLINAGIKLTSIASYNHLGNNDGKNLSSQKQFRSKEISKSNVVDDMVAANKLLYAEDEHPDHTVVIKYMPSVGDNKRALDEYYAEIFMGGHQTISLFNICEDSLLASPLIIDLVLITEIMTRIGWKTDEAAEYKGFHSILSVLSYMLKAPLTPPGTPVVNALGKQRSALINIFRACVGLQPESDMTLEHKLF
- a CDS encoding glycerophosphodiester phosphodiesterase (COG:C;~EggNog:ENOG410PH8J;~InterPro:IPR030395,IPR017946;~PFAM:PF03009;~TransMembrane:1 (o291-310i);~go_function: GO:0008081 - phosphoric diester hydrolase activity [Evidence IEA];~go_process: GO:0006629 - lipid metabolic process [Evidence IEA]) codes for the protein MIFDMEEQHQKNPPSQEKPSPDSTTTDAPQIIAHRGFKRKYPENSLSAFKGAVEAESNAIELDLALSKDGVVVISHDASLKRCFGVKKQVANCDYEYLKTVTMIQEPHEPVPRLYELLQYLAQPEAAHIWAFLDVKLTNDPVAIIPQIAKTIASVPPAENKPWHTRLILGCWSSAFIPQCIAHLPEFPLSLVCFDLHAARRFFPLPNLVAYNVNQQVLMGPLGRGFLEDAHKAEKKVFVWTPNDESAIRWCIRKRVDGVVTDDPELCRQLVGTTDPSAASDAITFSQKTEILTISLLVTLFGWLFRLKFLPKVKVDVPPKAKPPSVH
- a CDS encoding uncharacterized protein (COG:T,Z;~EggNog:ENOG410PM47;~InterPro:IPR001781,IPR034962;~PFAM:PF00412;~go_process: GO:0035023 - regulation of Rho protein signal transduction [Evidence IEA]), which translates into the protein MAALDAGILPTIKCSNCGVGVDISAMGDHVCVNDRGPSPTPPAPPPKSDPTPPPGYSWEKPLPRIDPLVANRPFLQATGNNDEDASNSNQSPPYGGLQRSNTIPISSEPPSPEWGNGIPAFPLPRSMSSRRPGALANMQPLGSAPPISIPHSHYADMDQGPMSARPGPIERERSLPPPPPLPKDDDVVDDVADNVAPLPEFFHRRGDSVDSRSSYGTASIKYDTGSKRSTMMSSRRPSFGSMARDPQAFLDDGPLSRSAPLETLTENPTHQEYGEEDTVYHNEQHDSSYSGFDFGISEKSNREAAIHRPSDSEQLDLSSFHSRSDSRSAQLYSQRSPSQSSHSPAPSVDRFRDSREPFTGQYHGVHQPSGSNHYLHPNNLSIDEGNRRKNSDASEGGSSVSNFARALGLDDAGHSTESSTVSSEFSPSESRSGTSLSSLPSEASLSRRKASEASRLGPVVEENQHHYDQPSSVPRSLMLEEASQAGSPLEPPKIPHFLQPPDSPTDPALSQGSLSLVSDQQSPRSENSVDSPSDEQSPVSPAKERPEAIALAPPRAPRSKGRCRGCGEAIFGKSVSSADGRLTGRYHRDCFACCYCRIPFQTADFYVLQNKPYCAQHYHELNGSLCSTCNSGIEGQYLETDERMGRGPSDRRKFHPDCLTCRTCNVNLKGEYFEWNGQVYCERDARRAAASVPPPRFRRPTMPSSPLSRPPDPYGPPGPMGPGPMGRPPFPPGPGRRLPAPMGPAMGPDLLGPPGAFGPAYGPAYGPPPGAKRFPERRTTRLMMI